In Streptococcus pneumoniae, the sequence GGTAAAACCACCTGCAGGGCGGTTATTGTACTCGATGGTAATATAATCGTCCCCCTCACGGAAGAACTCAATATGGAAAAACCGTTCTTTCATACCAAATTCTTTGACAATTGCTTCCCCATACTTGCGCAGTTTAGGATCCATATCCTTGAGCACATAATAAGAATTGTCCATCTTATAAATCATGAGGTCAAGCGGTGTATAGGCGTAGTCAAAGGTTGTTGAGAAGACAATCTTTCCATCCTTGTCCACGAGCCCGTCAAAGGTACAGATTTCGCTGGAAGTGACAAATTTTTCAAAGAAATAAAGGGTTGAATGGTCCCATTCTTGCTTGAAGTGATTGATATCGTCTTCTGTCTCAAGTTTAAAGGTTGCGGCTGCTCCCACTCCATTATCAGGTTTGGCAATCATTGGAAGACCGATTTCTTTCACTGCTTGATCAACATCTGCTTCCGTCTTGATAACAGCTCCAGGTACCACAGGAACACCTGCTTTTTTGAAAAGTTTCTTCATTTCAGACTTATATTTCGTCTTTTTGAGATCCTCTGGTTTGGCACCAAAAACATTGAATTGTTCTCTGAGTGTTGCGTCTAGCTCAAGCCAGTATTCATTGTGAGACTCGATGCGGCCAATTGGACCATGTTTATAAAAGAGAAAAGCAACTGCACGTTTGACTTCATCTATGTTCTCAAGATTATCAACACGAAAATACTCGGTCAAGCTATTGCGCAAGGGCTCATCCAATTGCTCGTAAGACTCTTGACCAATTCCCAAGACTGTGATGCCTTTATTAGCTAGTTCGATGGTAAACTGTTGAAAGTTTTGTGGATAGTAGGGAGAAATAACAAGGTAATTCATAGGTAACTCCTTTTATAAATAGAGATTACCGAGGAAATAAGGCATTTGTTTACGCCACCATTCCCAGTCATGGGCGACATCATGTCCCCATTCAGCAAACCAGACTGGAATTTGTTTCTTGTCAAAGGCTTCTTTGAGCTTGTAAAAGGATGGCAAACCATCTTGTTCCCAGGCTCCAAGCCCCGTACACAGCACAATCTCTGCCTGACGGTAACGGTCAATAAACCAGCCGTCGTTTTGGTTCCAAATATAATCTACTGGCGAGTTTTGGTAAATAGCATCATCGTTGTAGTAATCACCGACAAAGAAACGTGCGTCGTAAACACCACTGAGAGCAATCACTTTGGTAAAGACATCTGGATGCTGGAGGAAGAAATTGAGTGCATGATAGGCTCCCATAGAGCAACCTGTCGTCATCATGCCATCAAACCAACCTGTCTTGTGCTTGATAAAAGAATGGCCTCCTCAATCACATAACGTTCGTAGGCACGGTGCATTTCCGCTTGGTCATGAGCATTTTTCCAAGTAGCCAACCAGCTCTCACTATCCAAACTAGATAGGGTAAAGAACTGGACAAGGCCTTCCTCGATAAAGGAAGCACAGGCATCAATCATGCCAAAATCATAGTATTCGTTGTGACTACCACCTGATGAAGCAAAGACCACAACTGGAATCCCACCATGTCCATAACGGTTAAGGTACATTTCACGGTTAAGATGACCACTCCAGTGGCTAAGATGTTCAATATGCATTTCGTTTTTTCCTTTCTTAACTTACCATTTTTCTGCAAAAAATCTCAGACAATCTGGTAGATTTTCTGACCAAGGGATTTCACTATGGATGGCACCAGACTGAACTTTTAGCACAAGATTATCCAGATGTACTCCCCCTGCTATCAAATCATGGTAATAGCAAAGCGACGAGTCGATATAGGCTTGTTTGATATTGCCATCCATCAAGGTCTTGTCTGTATCATCTGCTTCTTCTGTTCCTACATAGATGAAGATGCGCTGGTCAGGCGATAGTTTCTGGCACTCGAAATAGCGGTTAAAGGCTTCTTGGTGGAGCCAGTTTGCAGATGAAAAAACGCCCAAGCAACCAATTTGGTCTTGGTATTCCAAACCGATAAACTGGGTAATATTGCCTCCTAGTGAGGAACCAATCATAGCCGTATGCTGGCAGTCTGCTTTTGTACGATAGGTCTCATCGATAAAAGGCTTGACCACCTCCATGACAAACTCAGCATACTCCACACCCTTACCACCAAACTGCTGCCCTGGGATAGGAGATTCTTGGAACTTCCAAGCCGCATACTCATTCATCCGCCCCATACCATCATTGTCAATAGCAACGACAATCATGCGACTGATATCCGGATTTCGTTTGATAGCTGGGATAATCTT encodes:
- a CDS encoding ATP-grasp domain-containing protein, with the translated sequence MNYLVISPYYPQNFQQFTIELANKGITVLGIGQESYEQLDEPLRNSLTEYFRVDNLENIDEVKRAVAFLFYKHGPIGRIESHNEYWLELDATLREQFNVFGAKPEDLKKTKYKSEMKKLFKKAGVPVVPGAVIKTEADVDQAVKEIGLPMIAKPDNGVGAAATFKLETEDDINHFKQEWDHSTLYFFEKFVTSSEICTFDGLVDKDGKIVFSTTFDYAYTPLDLMIYKMDNSYYVLKDMDPKLRKYGEAIVKEFGMKERFFHIEFFREGDDYITIEYNNRPAGGFTIDVYNFAHSLDLYRGYAAIVAGEEFPASDFETQYCLATSRRANAHYVYSEEDLLAKYSQQFKVKKVMPAAFAELQGDYLYMLTTPSRQEMEQMIADFGQRQE
- a CDS encoding alpha/beta hydrolase, yielding MNQSYFYLKMKEHKLKVPYTGKERRVRILLPKDYEKDTDRSYPVVYFHDGQNVFNSKESFIGHSWKIIPAIKRNPDISRMIVVAIDNDGMGRMNEYAAWKFQESPIPGQQFGGKGVEYAEFVMEVVKPFIDETYRTKADCQHTAMIGSSLGGNITQFIGLEYQDQIGCLGVFSSANWLHQEAFNRYFECQKLSPDQRIFIYVGTEEADDTDKTLMDGNIKQAYIDSSLCYYHDLIAGGVHLDNLVLKVQSGAIHSEIPWSENLPDCLRFFAEKW